One genomic region from Stutzerimonas decontaminans encodes:
- a CDS encoding ABC transporter permease — translation MPPIKPRALRLKAQADRFAPWLALLVLLLVWEAACRLLKLPSFVLPSPSAILAATQKVGLGAWAEHIFATLRVTLMGYGLSILIGIPLAIALASSRVMSRTLYPLLVIVQSTPIVAVAPIIVVVMGAGDLPRVFITFLIAFFPIVVSCVTGLLATPEELVELSRSLGASKAREYRNIRLPYALPHLFSALRISITLAVIGAVVAEFVAAEKGLGYFINFSTSMFQVPQAFAALLMLVVISLVLFHLIGLLQKVFFPWSLPKGGH, via the coding sequence ATGCCGCCCATTAAGCCCAGGGCGCTGCGCCTGAAGGCTCAGGCCGACCGCTTCGCGCCCTGGCTCGCGCTGCTCGTTCTGCTGCTGGTCTGGGAAGCGGCCTGCCGCCTGCTCAAGCTGCCGAGCTTCGTGCTGCCCTCGCCCAGCGCCATTCTCGCGGCAACGCAGAAGGTCGGTCTCGGTGCCTGGGCCGAGCATATCTTCGCCACCCTGCGGGTGACGCTGATGGGCTACGGCCTGTCGATTCTGATCGGCATCCCGCTGGCCATCGCCCTGGCCTCTTCACGGGTGATGTCGCGCACCCTCTATCCGCTGCTGGTGATCGTGCAGTCCACGCCCATCGTGGCGGTGGCACCAATCATCGTGGTGGTGATGGGCGCCGGCGACCTGCCGCGGGTGTTCATCACCTTCCTCATCGCCTTCTTCCCCATCGTGGTGTCCTGCGTCACTGGCCTCCTGGCGACGCCAGAGGAGCTGGTGGAGCTGTCACGCTCCCTCGGCGCTTCCAAAGCCCGTGAGTACCGCAACATCCGCCTGCCCTATGCGCTTCCGCACCTGTTCTCGGCGCTGCGCATCTCCATCACCCTGGCGGTGATCGGCGCAGTGGTGGCCGAGTTCGTCGCTGCGGAAAAAGGCCTGGGCTACTTCATCAACTTCTCCACCTCGATGTTCCAGGTGCCGCAAGCCTTCGCCGCGCTGCTGATGCTGGTGGTAATCAGCCTGGTGTTGTTCCACCTGATCGGGCTGCTGCAGAAGGTGTTCTTCCCCTGGAGTCTGCCCAAGGGTGGGCATTGA
- a CDS encoding AraC family transcriptional regulator, which yields MNQMDLHSAEETIAQRASLARLIDGIVRDDGMHPTAIDDLYLIRCSAPSELVHGLHKPALCIIVQGSKEVRLGDELYTYDALHYLVVSVTVPVAGRVLEASSGEPYLCIRLDIDPAMVATLVAESAPLSQPVEGPARGVYLDRIDAPLLDATLRLVRLLASPQDIPVLAPLAMREIFYRLLCGRQGRHLHEIAVRDSQGHRVTRAIEWLNRNYVEPLRIEELAQRVNLSSSTLHHRFKALTAMSPLQYQKQLRLQEARRLLIAEGLDVSSAGYRVGYESPSQFSREYSRLFGASPVKDLARLRSTA from the coding sequence ATGAACCAGATGGACCTTCATTCCGCCGAGGAAACGATTGCCCAGCGTGCCTCCCTGGCGCGGCTGATCGACGGCATCGTGCGCGACGACGGTATGCATCCCACCGCGATTGACGATCTCTACCTGATCCGCTGCAGCGCGCCGAGCGAACTGGTGCACGGGCTGCACAAGCCGGCGCTGTGCATCATCGTGCAGGGCAGCAAGGAGGTGCGGCTGGGCGATGAGCTGTACACCTACGATGCGCTGCACTACCTGGTGGTATCGGTCACCGTGCCGGTGGCCGGTCGCGTGCTGGAGGCCTCGTCCGGCGAGCCGTACCTGTGCATTCGCCTGGATATCGACCCGGCAATGGTCGCCACCCTGGTGGCCGAAAGCGCGCCGTTGAGCCAGCCCGTGGAAGGACCGGCGCGGGGGGTCTATCTGGACCGCATCGATGCGCCGTTGCTGGATGCCACGCTACGTCTGGTGCGACTGCTCGCCAGCCCGCAGGACATCCCGGTGCTTGCGCCGCTGGCGATGCGCGAGATCTTCTACCGCCTGCTTTGCGGTCGGCAGGGCCGCCACCTGCACGAGATCGCGGTGCGCGACAGCCAGGGCCATCGCGTCACCCGCGCCATCGAATGGCTGAACCGCAACTACGTCGAGCCGCTGCGCATCGAGGAACTGGCGCAGCGGGTCAACCTCAGCAGCTCGACGCTGCATCACCGCTTCAAGGCGCTCACCGCGATGAGCCCGCTGCAATATCAGAAGCAGCTGCGCCTGCAGGAGGCGCGGCGGCTGCTGATCGCCGAGGGACTCGATGTGTCCAGCGCCGGCTACCGGGTCGGCTACGAAAGCCCCTCGCAGTTCAGCCGCGAGTACAGCCGCCTGTTCGGCGCCTCGCCGGTGAAGGATTTAGCCCGGCTGCGCAGCACCGCTTAA
- a CDS encoding ABC transporter substrate-binding protein, translating into MFKKTLLASALLALFSQTALAADKVRWLNDWLPAGDKAAIYLGVEQGLFAAEGIEVEIASARGGSDVVTKLATNSADFGSAGLASLLQAKAQGEVPVVAVAPIYNKQPDAFFTTEGSGIESFKDIVGKTVATPTFSASNVVWPLLLERNGIDPNSVKLLKLDPGALAPMLATGKVDATINWLTVAPGFVRALGEADKTLKTIPWSEYGFEGYGLSLVASQRFVQRNPEVAKKFVKAYQQAQKNAIANPAAAAAALKKMVAEVDEQQAEEQFAASVPLMQNEISSAEGTGFDAKRLATTWEWVAKAQGMAVDSLDPASAIDTSLSE; encoded by the coding sequence ATGTTCAAGAAAACCCTGCTCGCGAGCGCACTGCTCGCGCTGTTCAGCCAAACCGCCCTGGCCGCCGACAAGGTGCGCTGGCTCAACGACTGGTTGCCAGCCGGCGACAAGGCCGCGATCTACCTCGGTGTCGAGCAGGGCCTGTTCGCCGCCGAAGGCATCGAAGTGGAAATCGCCAGTGCCCGCGGCGGTAGCGACGTGGTGACCAAGCTGGCCACCAACAGCGCGGACTTCGGTTCGGCCGGCCTGGCCTCGCTGCTGCAGGCCAAGGCCCAAGGCGAGGTGCCGGTGGTGGCCGTGGCGCCGATCTACAACAAGCAGCCGGACGCCTTCTTCACCACCGAAGGCTCGGGCATCGAGAGCTTCAAGGACATCGTCGGCAAGACGGTCGCCACGCCGACCTTCTCCGCCTCCAACGTGGTCTGGCCGCTGCTGCTGGAGCGCAACGGCATCGACCCGAACAGCGTCAAGCTGCTCAAGCTCGACCCCGGCGCACTGGCGCCGATGCTCGCCACCGGCAAGGTCGACGCCACCATCAACTGGCTGACCGTCGCGCCTGGCTTCGTCCGTGCCCTCGGCGAAGCGGACAAGACACTGAAGACCATCCCCTGGTCGGAGTACGGCTTCGAAGGCTACGGCCTGTCGCTGGTGGCGTCTCAGCGCTTCGTACAGCGCAATCCCGAGGTCGCGAAGAAGTTCGTCAAGGCCTACCAGCAGGCGCAGAAGAACGCCATCGCCAACCCGGCTGCCGCGGCCGCCGCACTGAAGAAGATGGTTGCCGAAGTCGACGAGCAACAGGCCGAGGAGCAGTTCGCCGCCTCGGTACCGCTGATGCAGAACGAGATCAGCAGTGCCGAGGGCACGGGCTTCGATGCCAAGCGCCTAGCCACCACCTGGGAGTGGGTCGCCAAGGCCCAGGGCATGGCCGTCGACAGCCTCGATCCGGCCAGCGCCATCGACACCAGCCTGAGCGAGTGA
- a CDS encoding ABC transporter ATP-binding protein — protein MNAAVLPATPRPNISFDRVSQVFTSSDGSEVVALDNASFDIGRHEFIAVLGPSGCGKSTLLRILAGLVRPTHGQVSIYGSPVDGPRDEIGIVFQRPTLLPWLNIRDNLTFPMRHKYGRVTAQEITRGEELLELVGLKDFGNKRPDELSGGMQQRAAIARALLHDPEILLMDEPFSALDALTRDELSLELLNIWTQRPKTVLFITHSIPEALLLADRILVMSARPGRVQEIIDVDLPRPRSMETLTEPRFNELANHIRRKVFSRHAAH, from the coding sequence ATGAACGCCGCCGTCCTGCCCGCCACGCCGCGCCCCAACATCAGCTTCGACCGGGTCAGTCAGGTCTTCACCTCCTCCGATGGCAGCGAGGTGGTGGCGCTGGACAACGCCAGTTTCGATATCGGCCGTCACGAGTTCATCGCGGTGCTCGGCCCTTCGGGCTGCGGCAAGTCCACGCTGCTGCGCATCCTCGCCGGGCTGGTGCGACCGACCCACGGCCAGGTCAGCATCTACGGCAGCCCGGTGGACGGCCCGCGCGACGAGATCGGCATCGTCTTCCAGCGACCGACCCTGCTGCCCTGGCTGAACATTCGCGACAACCTGACCTTCCCCATGCGCCACAAGTACGGCCGCGTCACCGCCCAGGAAATCACCCGCGGCGAAGAGTTGCTGGAACTGGTGGGGCTCAAGGACTTCGGCAACAAGCGCCCGGACGAACTCTCCGGCGGCATGCAGCAGCGCGCGGCGATTGCCCGGGCGCTGCTGCACGACCCGGAAATCCTGCTGATGGACGAACCCTTTTCGGCTCTCGACGCGCTGACCCGCGACGAGCTGAGCCTGGAGCTGCTGAACATCTGGACCCAGCGTCCGAAGACAGTGCTGTTCATCACCCACTCGATTCCCGAAGCGCTGCTGCTGGCCGACCGCATCCTGGTGATGTCGGCGCGCCCCGGCCGCGTGCAGGAAATCATCGATGTCGATCTGCCGCGCCCGCGGTCCATGGAAACCCTCACGGAGCCCCGTTTCAATGAGCTCGCCAACCATATCCGCCGCAAAGTCTTCTCGCGCCATGCCGCCCATTAA
- a CDS encoding nucleoside deaminase — translation MSLDDLALLRKSFDVARRALENGTHPFGAILVGPDGEVLLEQGNAYMPDHDMTGHAERVLMTRASTRYTPEFLSRCTMYTSAEPCAMCAGAAYWVGLGRVVYGLSERSLKDITGNHPENPTLDLPCRIVFEAGQRKVEVVGPLLEDEAAALHEGIW, via the coding sequence ATGTCTCTCGACGATCTCGCCCTGCTGCGCAAAAGCTTCGACGTCGCCCGCCGCGCACTGGAAAACGGCACCCATCCGTTCGGCGCCATCCTGGTCGGGCCGGACGGTGAAGTACTGCTGGAACAGGGCAACGCCTACATGCCCGACCACGACATGACCGGCCACGCCGAGCGCGTACTGATGACCCGCGCCTCGACCCGCTACACACCGGAATTCCTGTCGCGCTGCACCATGTACACCTCGGCCGAGCCCTGCGCCATGTGCGCCGGCGCCGCTTACTGGGTCGGGCTGGGCCGCGTGGTCTATGGGCTTTCCGAGCGCAGCCTGAAGGACATCACTGGCAACCATCCGGAAAACCCGACGCTGGACCTGCCCTGCCGCATCGTCTTCGAGGCCGGCCAGCGCAAGGTCGAAGTCGTCGGGCCGCTGCTGGAAGACGAGGCTGCTGCCCTGCACGAAGGCATCTGGTAA
- a CDS encoding carboxymuconolactone decarboxylase family protein: protein MTLRTGNTLAAACLAVFGSLTFASLEAAGNERHERGIEVMDHLSGGAGQPVLEALREDYPFLAEGITQYALGDVWGRNELDDRTRQLAVIAAFAAQGNLQYMKVHAGYALRLGVTREELKEVVYLTTVTAGFPRAIDAAQALREVPDPVSR, encoded by the coding sequence ATGACCCTTCGTACAGGCAACACCCTGGCCGCGGCCTGCCTGGCCGTGTTCGGCTCGCTGACCTTCGCCTCGCTGGAAGCCGCCGGCAACGAGCGACACGAACGTGGCATCGAGGTGATGGATCACTTGTCCGGCGGCGCCGGGCAACCGGTGCTCGAAGCGTTGCGCGAGGACTATCCGTTTCTCGCCGAGGGCATCACCCAGTACGCCTTGGGCGATGTCTGGGGACGCAACGAGCTGGATGATCGCACCCGTCAGCTGGCGGTGATCGCCGCCTTCGCCGCGCAGGGCAATCTGCAGTACATGAAGGTCCACGCCGGTTACGCGCTGCGTCTGGGCGTCACCCGTGAGGAGCTGAAGGAGGTGGTCTACCTGACCACCGTAACCGCCGGCTTTCCCCGCGCCATCGATGCCGCCCAAGCATTGCGCGAGGTGCCGGACCCGGTGTCGCGCTGA
- a CDS encoding ABC transporter permease translates to MDMDLLTNIFYAMIRTGTPLLLVALGELVCEKTGVLNLGQEGMMLFGAVIGFIVAFASGNLWLGVLFACLAGVLLSLLFAMVALGFNANQVATGLALTIFGVGLSSFVGASWVGKPLAGFEPIAIPLLSEIPVIGRMLFAQDLLVYLSFALFALVAWVLLKSRIGLIIQAVGENPNAASAMGLPVLRVRTLAVMFGGAMAGLAGGYMSLAYTPMWAENMTAGRGWIALALVVFASWRVSRVLLGAYLFGLASILHLVAQGLGLAIPGNLLAMLPYVATILVLVLLSRDAIRTRLYAPVSLGQPWQPGH, encoded by the coding sequence ATGGACATGGATCTACTGACCAATATCTTCTACGCCATGATCCGCACCGGCACCCCGCTGCTGCTGGTCGCCCTCGGCGAGCTGGTGTGCGAGAAGACCGGCGTACTCAACCTCGGCCAGGAGGGCATGATGCTGTTCGGCGCGGTGATCGGCTTTATCGTCGCCTTCGCCAGCGGCAACCTCTGGCTCGGCGTGCTGTTCGCCTGCCTGGCCGGCGTGCTGCTGTCGCTGCTGTTTGCCATGGTGGCGCTGGGTTTCAACGCCAATCAGGTGGCCACCGGTTTGGCGCTGACCATCTTCGGCGTCGGCCTGTCGTCCTTTGTCGGCGCCAGCTGGGTCGGCAAGCCGCTGGCCGGCTTCGAACCAATCGCCATACCGCTGCTCAGCGAAATCCCGGTGATCGGCCGCATGCTGTTCGCCCAGGACCTGCTGGTCTATTTGTCTTTCGCATTGTTCGCCCTGGTGGCCTGGGTGCTGCTGAAAAGCCGCATCGGGCTGATCATCCAGGCCGTCGGCGAAAACCCCAACGCCGCCAGCGCCATGGGCCTGCCGGTACTGCGCGTGCGCACCCTGGCGGTGATGTTCGGCGGCGCCATGGCCGGGCTTGCCGGCGGCTACATGTCGCTCGCCTATACGCCGATGTGGGCGGAAAACATGACCGCCGGCCGCGGCTGGATCGCCCTGGCCCTGGTGGTATTCGCCAGCTGGCGGGTGAGCCGGGTACTGCTCGGCGCCTACCTGTTCGGCCTGGCCAGCATCCTCCATCTGGTGGCCCAGGGTCTGGGCCTGGCGATCCCCGGCAACCTGCTGGCGATGCTGCCGTATGTGGCGACCATTCTGGTGCTGGTGCTGCTGTCGCGCGATGCGATCCGTACGCGGTTGTATGCGCCGGTGTCGCTGGGGCAGCCTTGGCAGCCGGGGCATTGA
- a CDS encoding ABC transporter permease yields the protein MLLSLQPRGEASRAMLWFSPLLAALLTLLSGALLFALLGHPPLETLKVLLIDPLGDLYGVSELLVKALPILLCALGLAVVYNARIWNIGAEGQLLIGALAGSALAVNIIDWDSRWALALTLLLGTLGGAAWAGLCAWLKTAFNANEILTSIMLNYIALNLLLFAVHGPLKDPEGFNFPESAMFGDATRLPELIEGLRVHAGFYFALLALVVVWVLLQKSFLGFQIKVLGLDKRAAGFVGFRDKKLVWIALLISGGLAGLAGVAEVTGPIGQLVPQVSPGYGYAAITVAFLGRLNPIGIVFASLLMALLYLGGENAQMAANLPQSITQLFQGMVLFFLLACDVLILYRPRLKLWARKPQLVSAKEEPAT from the coding sequence ATGCTGTTATCCCTGCAACCCCGCGGCGAGGCCTCACGGGCCATGCTCTGGTTCTCGCCATTGCTGGCGGCACTGCTGACGCTGCTGAGTGGCGCCCTGCTGTTCGCGCTGCTCGGCCATCCGCCGCTGGAAACCCTCAAGGTGCTGCTGATCGACCCGCTCGGCGACCTCTACGGCGTCTCCGAACTGCTGGTCAAGGCGCTGCCGATCCTGCTTTGCGCCCTCGGCCTGGCGGTGGTCTACAACGCGCGCATCTGGAACATCGGCGCCGAAGGCCAGCTGCTCATCGGTGCCCTGGCCGGCAGTGCGCTGGCGGTCAACATCATCGACTGGGATTCGCGCTGGGCATTGGCGCTGACCCTACTGCTCGGCACCCTTGGCGGCGCCGCCTGGGCCGGGCTCTGCGCCTGGCTGAAGACGGCGTTCAACGCCAACGAAATCCTCACCAGCATCATGCTCAACTACATTGCGCTGAACCTGCTGCTGTTCGCCGTGCACGGCCCGCTGAAGGATCCGGAAGGCTTCAACTTCCCCGAATCGGCGATGTTCGGCGACGCCACCCGGCTGCCGGAGCTGATCGAAGGCCTGCGGGTGCATGCCGGTTTCTACTTCGCCCTGCTGGCGCTGGTGGTGGTCTGGGTGCTGCTGCAGAAGAGCTTTCTCGGCTTCCAGATCAAGGTGCTCGGCCTGGACAAGCGCGCCGCTGGCTTCGTTGGTTTCCGCGACAAGAAGCTGGTGTGGATCGCCCTGCTGATCAGCGGCGGCCTGGCCGGGCTGGCCGGTGTCGCCGAAGTCACCGGTCCGATCGGCCAGCTGGTACCGCAGGTGTCGCCGGGCTACGGCTACGCGGCGATCACCGTGGCTTTCCTCGGCCGCCTCAACCCTATCGGTATTGTCTTCGCCAGTCTGCTGATGGCGTTGCTCTACCTCGGCGGTGAGAACGCGCAGATGGCGGCCAACCTGCCGCAGTCCATCACCCAACTGTTCCAGGGCATGGTGCTGTTCTTCCTGCTCGCCTGCGACGTACTGATCCTCTACCGCCCGCGGCTGAAGCTGTGGGCACGCAAGCCCCAGCTCGTCAGCGCCAAAGAGGAGCCGGCCACATGA
- a CDS encoding ABC transporter ATP-binding protein, whose amino-acid sequence MPDSQTARLQLCGITKQYPGCLANDRIDLSIQPGEIHALLGENGAGKSTLMKIIYGVTQPDAGEIHWQGEPVTMRDPAQARERGIGMVFQHFSLFETLSVAENIALALGAKAGTPKQLEPKIREVSQRYGMPLEPQRLVHTLSIGERQRVEIIRCLMQDIRLLILDEPTSVLTPQEADELFVTLRRLAAEGCSILFISHKLNEVRALCQSATVLRAGRVSGECVPAECSDLELARLMVGDAEGLEAEYPKSEGRAPFLRVERLSWHNADPFGVSLEEVDLEVRAGEIVGIAGVAGNGQDELLALLSGEQRLPATQAMHIRFLGDDVAHLRPDARRRHGMAFVPAERLGHGAVPSMSLADNGLLTAFQQTGMVEQGMIRRGKVRAFAEQVIQRFAVKTPDAQTPAASLSGGNLQKFILGREILQQPKLLIAAHPTWGVDVGAAAAIHRALIELRDAGAAILVISEDLEELFQISDRIAALSDGRLSPQRATASTCPVEVGRWMAGQFDTSDTPVSTSAA is encoded by the coding sequence ATGCCCGATTCCCAGACCGCGCGCCTCCAGCTCTGCGGCATAACCAAACAGTACCCAGGCTGCCTGGCCAACGACCGTATCGACCTGTCGATCCAGCCGGGCGAGATCCACGCCCTGCTCGGCGAGAACGGCGCCGGCAAGAGCACCCTGATGAAGATCATCTATGGCGTGACCCAGCCGGACGCTGGCGAAATCCACTGGCAGGGCGAACCGGTGACCATGCGCGATCCGGCCCAGGCCCGCGAACGCGGCATCGGCATGGTGTTCCAGCACTTCTCGCTGTTCGAGACGCTCTCGGTCGCTGAGAACATCGCGCTAGCGCTGGGTGCCAAGGCCGGTACGCCGAAACAGTTGGAGCCGAAGATCCGCGAGGTCTCGCAGCGTTACGGCATGCCGCTGGAGCCGCAACGGCTGGTGCACACCCTGTCCATCGGCGAGCGCCAGCGGGTGGAGATCATCCGCTGCCTGATGCAGGACATCCGCCTGCTGATCCTCGACGAGCCGACCTCGGTGCTTACCCCGCAGGAGGCCGACGAGCTGTTCGTGACCTTGCGCCGGTTGGCGGCCGAGGGCTGCAGCATCCTGTTCATCAGCCACAAGCTCAACGAGGTGCGCGCGCTGTGCCAGAGCGCCACGGTGCTGCGCGCCGGCCGCGTGTCCGGCGAGTGCGTGCCGGCAGAGTGCTCGGACCTGGAACTGGCGCGGCTGATGGTCGGCGATGCCGAGGGGCTGGAAGCCGAATACCCGAAGAGCGAGGGCCGCGCGCCATTCCTGCGGGTCGAGCGGCTGTCCTGGCACAACGCCGATCCGTTCGGCGTATCCCTCGAAGAGGTGGACCTGGAAGTGCGCGCCGGCGAGATCGTCGGCATCGCCGGGGTCGCCGGCAACGGCCAGGACGAACTGCTCGCCCTGCTCAGCGGCGAACAGCGCCTGCCTGCCACCCAGGCCATGCACATCCGCTTTCTCGGTGACGACGTCGCCCATCTGCGCCCCGACGCTCGCCGTCGCCACGGCATGGCCTTCGTGCCGGCCGAACGCCTCGGTCACGGCGCGGTGCCGAGCATGAGCCTGGCCGACAACGGCCTGCTCACCGCCTTCCAACAGACCGGCATGGTCGAGCAGGGCATGATCCGCCGCGGCAAGGTGCGCGCCTTCGCCGAACAGGTCATTCAGCGTTTCGCCGTGAAGACGCCGGACGCACAGACCCCGGCAGCGAGCCTGTCCGGCGGCAACCTGCAGAAATTCATCCTTGGTCGCGAAATCCTGCAGCAGCCGAAGCTGCTGATCGCCGCGCACCCGACCTGGGGCGTGGACGTCGGCGCGGCAGCAGCGATCCACCGCGCGCTGATCGAACTGCGCGATGCCGGCGCGGCGATCCTGGTGATCTCCGAAGACCTCGAGGAGTTGTTCCAGATCAGCGACCGCATCGCCGCCCTGAGCGACGGCCGGCTGTCGCCACAGCGCGCCACCGCCAGCACCTGCCCGGTCGAAGTCGGCCGCTGGATGGCCGGTCAGTTCGATACCAGCGACACCCCTGTTTCCACCTCTGCCGCCTGA
- a CDS encoding SDR family oxidoreductase, translating into MSNITGKIVLITGASSGIGEATARLLAAQGATVVLGARRLDRLERLVAEIDESGGIAACRALDVTSREDTQAFVDFAEQRFGRVDVIVNNAGVMPLSPLDALKVDEWNRMIDVNIRGVLHGIAAGLPLMQRQRAGQFVNIASIGAYAVSPTAAVYCATKYAVRAISEGLRQEVGGDIRVTLVSPGVTESELAESISDDSARSAMDDFRRIAIPAEAIARAIAYAIDQPADVDVSELVVRPTASPY; encoded by the coding sequence ATGTCGAACATCACCGGCAAAATCGTACTCATCACCGGCGCCAGCAGCGGCATCGGCGAAGCCACGGCGCGCCTGCTGGCGGCCCAGGGCGCAACCGTCGTGCTGGGCGCGCGACGCCTGGATCGGCTGGAACGGCTGGTCGCCGAGATCGACGAAAGCGGTGGTATCGCCGCCTGCCGTGCGCTGGACGTCACCAGCCGCGAGGACACCCAGGCCTTCGTCGACTTCGCCGAGCAGCGCTTCGGCCGCGTCGACGTGATCGTCAACAACGCCGGGGTGATGCCGCTGTCACCGCTGGACGCGCTGAAGGTCGACGAGTGGAACCGGATGATCGACGTGAACATCCGCGGCGTACTGCATGGCATCGCCGCCGGCCTGCCACTGATGCAGCGCCAGCGCGCCGGCCAGTTCGTCAACATCGCCTCCATCGGTGCCTACGCGGTGAGCCCGACCGCGGCGGTGTACTGCGCCACCAAGTACGCGGTGCGCGCCATCTCCGAAGGCCTGCGCCAGGAGGTCGGCGGCGATATTCGCGTGACCCTGGTGTCGCCCGGCGTCACCGAATCGGAACTGGCCGAGAGCATTTCCGATGACAGCGCGCGCTCGGCCATGGACGACTTCCGTCGCATCGCCATTCCGGCCGAGGCCATCGCCCGCGCCATCGCCTATGCCATCGACCAGCCGGCCGATGTCGACGTCAGCGAGTTGGTGGTGCGCCCCACCGCCAGCCCCTACTGA
- a CDS encoding isopenicillin N synthase family dioxygenase, with product MHDALSARHLEAAALPLIDIAGLFSPDLAERTAVAERIGAACREVGFFCIANHGVDPVLQQAVFEQARAFFAQPEASKRALDKAFSKANRGYEPLRGQVLEAGTPADLKEGFYIGEELAEDDPRVLAGRFNHGANQWPAELADFRPTMERYRDEMNALAARLMGAIALSLQLPEEHFAGFCRDSMSTLRLLHYPPQPANAAPGEKGCGAHTDFGGLTLLLQDENPGLQVWDRHSKSWIHAAPVPGTYVVNLGDMIARWTNDQYRSTLHRVVNISGRERYSVPFFFSGNPDHLVECLPTCLAPGEAPRYPAVTVEEHHREMYRRTYG from the coding sequence ATGCACGATGCCCTTTCCGCCCGCCATCTCGAAGCAGCCGCGCTGCCGCTGATCGATATCGCCGGGCTGTTTTCCCCCGACCTTGCCGAGCGCACAGCCGTGGCCGAACGCATCGGCGCCGCCTGTCGCGAGGTCGGCTTCTTCTGTATTGCCAATCATGGTGTCGACCCGGTGCTGCAGCAGGCGGTATTCGAGCAGGCGCGAGCCTTCTTCGCCCAGCCGGAAGCGAGCAAGCGCGCGCTGGACAAGGCTTTCTCGAAAGCCAATCGCGGATACGAGCCCTTGCGCGGACAGGTGCTGGAAGCCGGGACGCCGGCCGATCTCAAGGAGGGCTTCTATATCGGCGAAGAGCTGGCCGAGGACGACCCGCGTGTACTGGCCGGGCGCTTCAACCACGGTGCCAACCAATGGCCAGCCGAGCTCGCGGACTTTCGCCCGACCATGGAGCGCTATCGCGATGAGATGAATGCCCTCGCGGCACGGCTGATGGGTGCCATCGCGCTGTCGCTGCAACTGCCGGAGGAACATTTCGCCGGCTTCTGCCGCGACTCCATGAGCACCCTGCGCCTGCTGCATTACCCGCCGCAGCCGGCCAATGCCGCGCCCGGCGAGAAGGGATGCGGCGCACATACCGATTTCGGCGGCTTGACGCTCTTGCTGCAGGACGAGAATCCCGGCCTACAGGTCTGGGATCGCCACAGCAAGAGCTGGATTCACGCAGCGCCCGTACCCGGCACCTATGTGGTCAACCTGGGCGACATGATCGCCCGCTGGACCAACGATCAGTACCGCTCGACGCTTCACCGGGTGGTCAACATTTCCGGGCGCGAGCGCTACAGCGTGCCGTTCTTCTTCAGCGGCAACCCGGACCATCTGGTCGAGTGCCTGCCGACCTGCCTCGCGCCGGGTGAAGCCCCTCGCTATCCCGCCGTGACGGTGGAAGAACACCACCGCGAGATGTACCGGAGGACCTATGGCTGA
- a CDS encoding alpha/beta fold hydrolase codes for MADIVLIHGAWAGSWVWDSLQDGLRDAGHRPHAVDLPGNGHNDTPLTAVSLQRYVEHVGALIETLPGPIQLVAHSGGGVTATAVAEAYAERVAGVAYVAGMMLPSGMGFGELCAGLSSDFPEVSGIGPYLEAVPGGSRVPSDAACAVFFHDAPAQAAIAAARRLTVQPDGGRDIAAHWSVERFGRLPRLYIEAAQDRSVLPLVQQRMQQLVPGAERVVLDCGHAPQLAMPDALLAALVDFFTRHPQPVH; via the coding sequence ATGGCTGACATCGTCCTCATCCACGGTGCCTGGGCCGGTAGCTGGGTCTGGGATTCGCTGCAGGATGGCCTGCGCGATGCCGGACACAGACCCCACGCGGTTGATCTGCCGGGCAACGGCCATAACGACACGCCACTCACCGCGGTCTCGCTGCAGCGCTATGTCGAGCACGTCGGCGCATTGATCGAGACGCTGCCCGGTCCGATCCAGCTGGTCGCGCATTCCGGCGGCGGCGTCACTGCCACCGCCGTGGCCGAGGCTTATGCCGAGCGCGTCGCCGGGGTCGCCTATGTCGCCGGCATGATGCTGCCCAGCGGCATGGGCTTCGGCGAACTCTGCGCCGGACTGAGTAGCGACTTTCCCGAGGTTAGCGGCATCGGTCCCTATCTCGAAGCGGTGCCCGGTGGCAGCCGCGTACCAAGCGATGCCGCCTGTGCGGTGTTCTTCCACGATGCACCGGCACAGGCCGCCATCGCCGCAGCGCGCCGCCTGACGGTGCAGCCCGATGGCGGACGCGACATCGCCGCGCATTGGAGCGTCGAGCGTTTCGGTCGTCTGCCACGGTTGTATATCGAAGCCGCGCAGGACCGCTCCGTGCTGCCACTGGTGCAACAGCGCATGCAGCAGCTGGTGCCTGGCGCCGAGCGGGTGGTGCTCGATTGCGGCCATGCGCCGCAACTGGCCATGCCCGACGCGCTGCTCGCCGCCCTGGTGGATTTCTTCACTCGCCATCCTCAACCCGTGCACTGA